The Pirellulales bacterium region AGCAGGGTAACACTTCCCGTTGGAGTTCTGCCAGCACCTCCTGCCGGAAGTACCTGCCGCTGCGTTGGTTACGTCCTGACGCGGCCCACGCAGGGCGGCGAAAGCTGTTACCCTGAGATTCCTTGATTTGAACCACGCCGAGAATGGAGAGCGGCTGGTCGAAATCGAACCGCTCGCAGGCCGTCGGCCCGCCGTCGCCGCCGCTCAACAAGTCTTGCCAGGCGAGCGCGCCCGGCAGGCCCTCCAGCTTCGGCCGTTCGTCGAGATACGGCACGACGACCACGCGATCGATCGAGTCGACTTGGCGGCACAGTTCACGGACGGGGGACAGCGAATCAAACCGCTTTCCGGCATAGAGATAGCCGTCGGCCGTGACGAGCAGCTTGGGTCCGATCTGGCCGAAGCGATCGACCACGCCCTGCACGCCGAAGTCGGGCGAGGAACTCGACCAGATGCCGCCCAAGCTTGTCGTGGCCAACATGGCGACGACCGTTTCGGGCAGGTTCGGCAGATAGCCGGCCACGCGATCGCCGGGCCGCACGCCCAAGCGCCGCAAGGTCTCTGCGCAGCGGGCCACCCGCTGCGCTAATTCCGCGAAGGTCACGCTCTGCCGGCGTCCTTGTTCATTCCAGGAAATCAGGGCGGGCCGGTCGTCGCGGCGGCGGAGCAGGTTCTCGGCGAAGTTCAGCCGCGCGCCGGGGAACCATCGGGCACCGGGCATCCGGTCGTAGTCGGTCACGGCGGCCTGATGGTCCCAGTCGCCGATCGCGCCGCAAAAGTCCCAGACCGACGTCCAGAACTGGTTGGGCTGCGCCACCGACCACTCGTGCAGTTCCCGATAGCCGGCGAGACCGATCTGCCACCGCTCGACGACATAGCGATGAAACGCCGTCAGGTTCGCGGCCTTGGCCTGCTCGGCCGTGGGCCTCCACAGCGGATTTGCCGGCGTGGCGGGTTGCGGAACGGGGAGTTGGGCGGCCAACTTCAATCCCTCCGGTTCGTGCGGATAAAACGCGTACGTTATCGCTATCGTAAAACAACCGCGACGGTGTTTCCACTACCGTTGCACCCAAACCTCCAAAGTAGGGCAAGCATATTGCCTCAGCGAAAATCGCGCGACTGGCTGCCGAGCTTGGCGGTCAGCGGGGCGACGTCTTCCAGCTTGCTGGCCAGCACGTGAATGATTTCGCCTTGTCGCTCCAGCGTGCCATAAACCAGCATCGCGGTGGCGGTGGCCGCGGCGCGGCGGTATCGCTCCCAGATGGCGGGGCGAACGATCAGGTTCGAGACGCCGGTCTCGTCCTCCAACGTGACAAAGGTGATGCCGCTGGCCGTGCCGGGCCGCTGCCGCACCAAGACCAGCCCGGCCACGCGCACGAAGCGGCCGTTGGGCGTCTTGGCAAGGTCCGCTGCCCGCGTTACCCGTAACTCGTCGAGTTGCGGCCGCAGGAACGACATGGGATGGCCTTTGAGCGAAAGCCCGGCGGTCCGATAATCGGCCACC contains the following coding sequences:
- a CDS encoding AMP-binding protein, encoding MAAQLPVPQPATPANPLWRPTAEQAKAANLTAFHRYVVERWQIGLAGYRELHEWSVAQPNQFWTSVWDFCGAIGDWDHQAAVTDYDRMPGARWFPGARLNFAENLLRRRDDRPALISWNEQGRRQSVTFAELAQRVARCAETLRRLGVRPGDRVAGYLPNLPETVVAMLATTSLGGIWSSSSPDFGVQGVVDRFGQIGPKLLVTADGYLYAGKRFDSLSPVRELCRQVDSIDRVVVVPYLDERPKLEGLPGALAWQDLLSGGDGGPTACERFDFDQPLSILGVVQIKESQGNSFRRPAWAASGRNQRSGRYFRQEVLAELQREVLPC